A region of Sulfurimonas sp. DNA encodes the following proteins:
- the recO gene encoding recombination protein RecO codes for MQGYIINLNKVKDEDLIVTIISRGNLDTLYRFYGARHGTINIGFKIDYEKESSAKSTISRLKDVIHIGFKWINDYKLLKLWQDFLKLFHKHLQDTEELGDFYFELLDNASNIWGTQNPKRVAIESYTKLLEQEGRLHKEMVCFLCSQEIQENEISIIRAFLPTHKQCSHTLGINKLALHELFFNKSSLFLNDKEVDRLWYVLMEGL; via the coding sequence ATGCAAGGCTACATCATAAATCTTAACAAAGTAAAAGATGAAGATTTAATAGTTACCATAATATCTAGGGGTAACTTAGATACTCTTTATAGGTTCTATGGAGCTAGGCATGGGACTATAAATATAGGATTTAAAATTGACTATGAAAAAGAAAGCTCAGCGAAATCAACAATTTCTAGACTAAAAGATGTTATTCATATTGGTTTTAAATGGATTAATGATTATAAACTTTTAAAATTATGGCAAGACTTTTTAAAACTTTTTCATAAACACTTACAAGATACAGAAGAACTCGGTGATTTTTATTTTGAACTTTTGGATAATGCTTCAAATATTTGGGGAACTCAAAATCCAAAAAGAGTAGCAATAGAATCTTATACGAAACTTTTAGAACAAGAAGGGAGACTACATAAAGAGATGGTATGCTTTTTATGCTCACAAGAGATACAAGAGAATGAAATATCTATAATTCGCGCTTTTTTGCCAACACATAAGCAATGCTCACACACGCTTGGTATAAATAAGCTGGCATTGCACGAACTATTTTTTAACAAATCCTCTCTTTTTTTAAATGATAAAGAAGTTGATAGACTCTGGTATGTTTTAATGGAAGGCTTATAA
- a CDS encoding DNA alkylation repair protein, with product MAILLKYLYNDDYISALLNSLEYPLLKHEEFKKSIFDKNWEDRELKQRMRHISLTLGLFLPTNYVDAIKILKKSFLQLNHAYRLENMIFQDFVEVYGLENFKVSMDAIEFFTIDSSSEFAIRKFILKYPDATMAQMLIWAKSDNLHVRRLASEGCRPRLPWAISLPIFKKEPSKVLEILELLKDDKSEYVRKSVANNINDISKDNKNIVKKLASLWIGKNSNRDAMVKHGCRTLLKSSDKEVLSLFGFNSPDAIILSEFNLNKEVVMGEKLAFSFNLNSKKELGKLRIEYIIEFIRKNKKYNAKVFKISEGVFQQKKKNILRQHSFKPISTRVYYKGLHKLSIIINGKNLIKKEFFLI from the coding sequence ATGGCTATATTATTGAAATATTTATATAACGATGATTACATCTCAGCTTTACTGAACTCACTTGAGTATCCACTTCTTAAGCATGAAGAGTTTAAAAAAAGTATCTTTGATAAAAATTGGGAAGATAGAGAACTAAAGCAAAGAATGCGACATATTAGTTTAACACTTGGTCTATTTTTACCAACAAATTATGTAGATGCTATAAAAATTTTAAAAAAAAGTTTTTTACAACTAAATCATGCATACCGCCTTGAAAATATGATATTTCAAGACTTTGTAGAAGTTTATGGACTAGAAAATTTTAAAGTTTCAATGGATGCTATAGAGTTTTTTACCATAGATTCATCTAGTGAATTTGCCATAAGAAAGTTTATATTAAAATACCCAGATGCTACAATGGCACAGATGCTAATCTGGGCAAAATCTGACAATCTTCATGTTAGAAGATTAGCATCTGAGGGTTGTAGACCTAGACTTCCTTGGGCAATATCACTACCTATATTTAAAAAAGAGCCTAGTAAAGTCTTAGAGATTCTTGAACTGCTAAAAGATGATAAGAGCGAATATGTAAGAAAAAGTGTCGCTAACAATATTAATGACATATCAAAAGACAATAAAAATATAGTAAAAAAGTTAGCATCTCTATGGATAGGAAAAAATTCTAATAGAGACGCTATGGTAAAACATGGATGTAGGACTTTACTAAAAAGTAGTGATAAAGAGGTACTAAGTCTTTTTGGTTTTAATTCCCCAGATGCTATAATTTTGAGTGAATTTAACTTAAATAAAGAAGTTGTGATGGGTGAAAAACTAGCATTTTCATTTAACCTAAATTCAAAAAAAGAACTAGGAAAATTAAGGATTGAATATATTATAGAATTTATAAGAAAAAATAAAAAATACAATGCAAAAGTTTTTAAAATTTCAGAGGGAGTTTTTCAACAAAAGAAAAAAAATATTCTTAGACAACACTCTTTTAAACCGATAAGTACGAGAGTTTATTACAAAGGACTGCATAAACTCTCTATCATCATAAATGGTAAAAATTTAATAAAAAAAGAATTCTTTTTAATTTAG
- a CDS encoding class I SAM-dependent methyltransferase gives MLEDKQRWNERYQEHPIPDNVSKILEKYVDNVNIGQALDIACGMGRNTHFLASKGFDIDAVDISDYALSKIKKSPIITKIEADLDKYNIAPNKYDLILNTNYLNRRLLSQMKDGLKQGGVVMFETFIIAHGDFKLPTMNLDYLLRKNELLHSFIGLDVIYYEEKIDTNLRGERVKIASIVAQKN, from the coding sequence ATGTTAGAAGATAAACAAAGATGGAACGAAAGATATCAAGAACACCCGATACCTGATAATGTTAGTAAAATTCTTGAGAAGTATGTAGATAATGTGAATATTGGTCAAGCACTTGACATTGCTTGTGGAATGGGTAGAAACACACACTTTCTTGCAAGTAAAGGTTTTGATATAGATGCAGTGGATATTTCAGATTATGCTTTAAGTAAAATAAAAAAATCACCTATAATAACTAAAATAGAAGCTGATTTAGATAAGTATAATATAGCTCCAAATAAGTATGATTTGATATTAAATACAAACTATTTAAATCGCCGTTTACTTTCTCAAATGAAAGATGGTTTAAAGCAGGGTGGAGTAGTTATGTTTGAGACTTTCATAATCGCTCATGGTGACTTTAAGTTACCAACAATGAACTTAGATTATCTACTTCGTAAAAATGAACTCTTACACTCTTTTATAGGTTTAGATGTTATTTACTATGAAGAAAAAATAGATACAAACCTGAGAGGGGAAAGAGTTAAAATAGCATCTATAGTTGCTCAAAAAAACTAA
- a CDS encoding EAL domain-containing protein yields the protein MKTINDIWTTFYLMFFGSFILILTLLTFSYSDIKNRHYSELENYSKIISNAIHSKLLQDDMILTIIGNQLLDNDNYKDKQRIIKLFDELLEQNQYYVALSLADIEGNFMATSSNIKAPENFNFLENKKTVNGLKKALKTKKMIVGRTYYFKNINEWIIPIRKAILNKDGKIIAVMTIGLRNKTIINELGVSQDKTILIIKDYNSEHKLYRQYMSKIPKEHSNSIYNTNVPEIFVEILKKEFKKKYDLSLDDLMNSERTISLKLKSPFNKNIIAGITYNKEYKLWILVEDSDSLIISEFFNTLFIYFTLFVASFIVFYFLFKRIAMSDRKKQDELVFQAQHDSLTKLPNRTFMYAHIEEWKIEYNKEYFVLYLDLDNFKNINDKFGHTVGDKILIEVAHRLGMFFNEGDMLIRQGGDEFIILKECVDANNNEERIQSLIGLISQVYHIDTKEFRIGVSVGIAKYPADAEDIEELLSIADTAMYEAKKRKNSYCFFSETMRHNNIVKTDIEQELRSAVEKDELWMVYQPQIKADGKLYGVEALVRWKNEKLGFVGPDKFIPIAEDTGIIRELGAYIIETSLAEIASVKKELNLDFSLSINISVVQLMEANFLVSFLKQIEIAKIDKSSITLEITESVSMEKLDDILNILYDIKEHDIKISLDDFGTGYSSLSILRELPIDELKIDKSFIDKILYDDNEKALVQSIINIGKNFNMKTLAEGVESDKQVQDLKEANCDIFQGYYYSKPLTKEHLLEYLKD from the coding sequence ATGAAAACTATAAATGATATATGGACAACATTTTATTTAATGTTTTTTGGCTCTTTTATTTTAATATTAACTCTTTTGACTTTTAGCTATTCTGATATAAAGAATAGACATTATTCAGAGCTTGAAAACTACTCAAAAATAATATCAAATGCAATACATTCTAAGTTATTGCAAGATGATATGATACTCACTATTATTGGAAATCAACTTTTAGATAATGATAATTATAAAGATAAACAGAGAATAATAAAACTCTTCGATGAATTACTTGAGCAAAACCAATATTATGTTGCTTTAAGTCTTGCAGACATAGAAGGGAATTTTATGGCAACAAGCTCAAATATAAAAGCGCCAGAAAATTTTAATTTTTTAGAAAACAAAAAAACAGTAAATGGTTTAAAAAAAGCATTAAAAACTAAAAAAATGATAGTTGGTAGAACCTATTATTTTAAAAATATAAATGAATGGATTATTCCAATAAGAAAAGCTATCTTAAATAAAGATGGAAAAATTATAGCTGTTATGACAATAGGTTTAAGAAATAAAACTATTATCAATGAACTAGGAGTATCCCAAGATAAAACTATCTTAATTATAAAAGATTATAACTCTGAACATAAACTGTACAGACAATATATGAGTAAAATACCAAAAGAACATAGTAACTCTATCTACAATACAAATGTTCCTGAAATTTTTGTAGAAATTTTAAAAAAAGAATTTAAAAAAAAATATGATTTGTCTTTAGATGATTTAATGAATAGTGAGCGAACTATTAGTCTAAAGTTAAAATCACCATTTAATAAAAACATAATTGCTGGTATTACATACAACAAAGAGTACAAATTATGGATTTTAGTAGAAGATAGTGATTCTTTAATAATTAGTGAATTTTTCAATACTTTATTTATATACTTCACTCTTTTCGTTGCTAGTTTTATAGTTTTTTATTTTTTATTTAAAAGAATAGCTATGTCTGATAGAAAAAAACAAGATGAACTTGTGTTTCAAGCTCAACATGATAGTTTAACAAAACTTCCTAATAGAACTTTTATGTATGCTCATATAGAAGAATGGAAAATAGAATATAACAAAGAATATTTCGTTCTATATTTAGATTTGGATAATTTTAAAAATATAAATGATAAATTTGGACATACTGTTGGAGATAAAATATTAATCGAGGTTGCACATAGATTAGGAATGTTTTTTAATGAAGGTGATATGCTTATTAGGCAAGGTGGAGATGAGTTTATAATTCTAAAAGAGTGTGTAGATGCTAATAATAATGAGGAAAGGATACAAAGTCTTATAGGTCTTATTTCACAGGTTTATCATATAGATACAAAAGAGTTTAGAATTGGTGTGAGTGTTGGTATTGCTAAATATCCAGCAGATGCAGAAGATATTGAAGAACTACTTAGCATAGCAGATACAGCTATGTATGAAGCAAAAAAACGAAAAAATTCATATTGTTTTTTTTCAGAAACTATGAGGCATAATAATATTGTAAAAACAGATATTGAGCAAGAGTTGCGTAGTGCTGTGGAAAAAGATGAACTTTGGATGGTTTATCAACCACAAATAAAAGCAGATGGAAAATTATATGGAGTAGAGGCTCTTGTTAGATGGAAAAATGAAAAACTTGGATTTGTTGGACCGGATAAATTTATACCAATAGCTGAAGATACTGGCATTATAAGAGAACTTGGTGCATATATTATAGAAACTTCTTTAGCTGAAATTGCTAGTGTTAAAAAAGAGTTAAACTTAGATTTTAGCTTATCTATAAATATATCAGTGGTACAATTGATGGAAGCAAATTTCTTGGTAAGTTTTTTAAAACAAATAGAAATAGCAAAGATTGATAAATCGTCAATAACATTAGAAATTACAGAAAGTGTATCAATGGAAAAGCTGGATGATATTTTGAATATTCTTTATGATATTAAAGAGCATGATATTAAAATATCATTAGATGACTTTGGAACAGGATACTCTTCTTTGAGTATTTTAAGAGAGTTACCAATAGATGAGTTAAAGATAGATAAAAGTTTTATAGATAAAATACTATATGATGATAATGAAAAAGCTCTAGTTCAAAGTATCATAAATATAGGTAAAAATTTCAATATGAAAACTTTAGCAGAGGGTGTTGAGAGTGATAAGCAAGTACAAGACTTAAAAGAAGCTAATTGTGATATATTTCAAGGTTATTATTACTCTAAGCCACTCACAAAAGAGCATTTGTTAGAATACTTAAAAGATTAA